One Aphidius gifuensis isolate YNYX2018 linkage group LG3, ASM1490517v1, whole genome shotgun sequence DNA window includes the following coding sequences:
- the LOC122851410 gene encoding serine protease inhibitor 88Ea-like isoform X2 → MNIKMLSVLLFISILSTINCQCLTSNDSPTTGDENSKALLTMAELNFALDSLDKVALIEARDNVFYSPHSIHEALVLAYFGARGETEKNLKKALKIPEELSKIDIQRSYALDKSIKQFAKSLQNSSETNYEFTTANRLYISSGKMIRECMLDLFGSQLEKVDFKSNPSEITMMINEWVSNTTKGNIKDLIPSDGIDEATDLVLVNAVYFKGLWQNKFDLADSKRDIFYGSKNSIVTYMTQKKTFNYMVAEDLGAYVIQMPYKGEDISMFVFLPPFAMARSLGDNSTSSIERDGIKKLITRMTTNEKGVKELQDILTDGMPQREVEVTFPKFTIEKELPMGTLLDALGAGDLMKANVADLRGFVDDKEGLHLGDAVHKAKIEINEEGTTAAAATALFSFRSSRPAEPAVFNANHPFVYIIYDKNSQSILFTGIYRTPVIPVDTNTS, encoded by the exons aatatAAAGATGCTGAgtgtgttattatttatcagcattttatcaacaataaattgcCAGTGTTTAACAAGCAATGATAGTCCAACAACAGgagatgaaaattcaaaagctCTACTAACAATGgctgaattaaattttgctCTTGATTCATTAGACAAAGTAGCATTAATAGAAGCTAgagataatgttttttacaGTCCTCATAGTATTCATGAAGCACTTGTACTTGCATACTTTGGTGCACGTGGTGagactgaaaaaaatttaaaaaaagctcttAAAATACCAGAAGAATTaagtaaaattgatatacaaAGATCATATGcacttgataaatcaataaaacaatttgCCAAATCACTt CAAAATTCATCAGAAACAAATTATGAATTTACAACAGCAAATCGTTTGTATATAAGTTCTGGAAAAATGATACGTGAATGTATGCTAGATCTATTTGGTTCACAATTGGAAAAAGTGGATTTTAAATCAAATCCATCTGAAATAACAATGATGATTAATGAATGGGTCAGTAATACAACCAAAGGAAATATTAAAGATCTTATTCCATCAGATGGTATTGATGAAGCAACTGATCTTGTTCTTGTAAATGCTGTATACTTTAAAGGACTTtggcaaaataaatttgatttagcTGATTCAAAACGTGATATATTTTATGGatctaaaaattcaattgtcaCATATATGACacagaaaaaaacatttaattaca tggTTGCTGAAGATTTGGGAGCTTATGTTATTCAAATGCCATACAAAGGTGAAGATATATCAATGTTTGTATTTCTTCCACCTTTTGCAATGGCAAGATCATTAGGTGATAATTCAACAAGTTCAATTGAACGTgatggaattaaaaaattaataacacgtATGACAACAAATGAAAAAGGTGTTAAAGAATTACAAGATATATTGACTGATGGTATGCCACAACGTGAAGTTGAAGTTACATTTccaaaatttacaattgaaaaagaattacCAATGGGTACACTTCTTGATGCACTTGGTGCTGGTGATTTAATGAAAGCAAATGTAGCTGATTTACGTggttttgttgatgataaagaagGCTTACATCTTGGTGATGCTGTGCATAAAgctaaaattgaaattaatgaagaaggtacaacagcagcagcagcaacagcatTATTTAGTTTTCGTTCAAGTAGACCAGCTGAACCAGCAGTATTTAATGCAAATCAtccatttgtttatattatttatgataaaaatagtcaatcaatattatttactggTATTTATAGAACACCAGTTATACCTGTTGACACAAATacttcataa
- the LOC122851410 gene encoding serine protease inhibitor 88Ea-like isoform X1, translating into MISFKNIKMLSVLLFISILSTINCQCLTSNDSPTTGDENSKALLTMAELNFALDSLDKVALIEARDNVFYSPHSIHEALVLAYFGARGETEKNLKKALKIPEELSKIDIQRSYALDKSIKQFAKSLQNSSETNYEFTTANRLYISSGKMIRECMLDLFGSQLEKVDFKSNPSEITMMINEWVSNTTKGNIKDLIPSDGIDEATDLVLVNAVYFKGLWQNKFDLADSKRDIFYGSKNSIVTYMTQKKTFNYMVAEDLGAYVIQMPYKGEDISMFVFLPPFAMARSLGDNSTSSIERDGIKKLITRMTTNEKGVKELQDILTDGMPQREVEVTFPKFTIEKELPMGTLLDALGAGDLMKANVADLRGFVDDKEGLHLGDAVHKAKIEINEEGTTAAAATALFSFRSSRPAEPAVFNANHPFVYIIYDKNSQSILFTGIYRTPVIPVDTNTS; encoded by the exons aatatAAAGATGCTGAgtgtgttattatttatcagcattttatcaacaataaattgcCAGTGTTTAACAAGCAATGATAGTCCAACAACAGgagatgaaaattcaaaagctCTACTAACAATGgctgaattaaattttgctCTTGATTCATTAGACAAAGTAGCATTAATAGAAGCTAgagataatgttttttacaGTCCTCATAGTATTCATGAAGCACTTGTACTTGCATACTTTGGTGCACGTGGTGagactgaaaaaaatttaaaaaaagctcttAAAATACCAGAAGAATTaagtaaaattgatatacaaAGATCATATGcacttgataaatcaataaaacaatttgCCAAATCACTt CAAAATTCATCAGAAACAAATTATGAATTTACAACAGCAAATCGTTTGTATATAAGTTCTGGAAAAATGATACGTGAATGTATGCTAGATCTATTTGGTTCACAATTGGAAAAAGTGGATTTTAAATCAAATCCATCTGAAATAACAATGATGATTAATGAATGGGTCAGTAATACAACCAAAGGAAATATTAAAGATCTTATTCCATCAGATGGTATTGATGAAGCAACTGATCTTGTTCTTGTAAATGCTGTATACTTTAAAGGACTTtggcaaaataaatttgatttagcTGATTCAAAACGTGATATATTTTATGGatctaaaaattcaattgtcaCATATATGACacagaaaaaaacatttaattaca tggTTGCTGAAGATTTGGGAGCTTATGTTATTCAAATGCCATACAAAGGTGAAGATATATCAATGTTTGTATTTCTTCCACCTTTTGCAATGGCAAGATCATTAGGTGATAATTCAACAAGTTCAATTGAACGTgatggaattaaaaaattaataacacgtATGACAACAAATGAAAAAGGTGTTAAAGAATTACAAGATATATTGACTGATGGTATGCCACAACGTGAAGTTGAAGTTACATTTccaaaatttacaattgaaaaagaattacCAATGGGTACACTTCTTGATGCACTTGGTGCTGGTGATTTAATGAAAGCAAATGTAGCTGATTTACGTggttttgttgatgataaagaagGCTTACATCTTGGTGATGCTGTGCATAAAgctaaaattgaaattaatgaagaaggtacaacagcagcagcagcaacagcatTATTTAGTTTTCGTTCAAGTAGACCAGCTGAACCAGCAGTATTTAATGCAAATCAtccatttgtttatattatttatgataaaaatagtcaatcaatattatttactggTATTTATAGAACACCAGTTATACCTGTTGACACAAATacttcataa